A genome region from Alicyclobacillus acidocaldarius subsp. acidocaldarius DSM 446 includes the following:
- a CDS encoding type I phosphomannose isomerase catalytic subunit, whose translation MWPVKFKPVAMERIWGGDALKSMFGVKTDRPIGEYWVISAHPNGMSVVDGGPLDGKTLQELVETYPDAYLGQHSPQKRFPLLVKFIEAHDDLSVQVHPDDAYAEAHEGDAGKTEAWYVLDAPQDGRVILGHSFPDRETYLRAVREGRVRDYLAYRPIRKGDLVFVPSRTLHALLRGTKVLEIQQTSDVTYRVYDWDRVDANGKPRELHIEKAADVIAYGTEPPEPKPMAVVDEPGFEMVRLVSCPYFTIDRVRVAQRAAEMEQGVRGNPDCAMVVEGSGHLRCVAEGEEVRLPVKAGDALVIPADVPRYAWEADEALTVIRAFYGSSGP comes from the coding sequence ATGTGGCCTGTGAAATTCAAGCCGGTCGCCATGGAACGGATCTGGGGCGGCGATGCGCTGAAATCGATGTTTGGGGTGAAGACGGATCGCCCCATCGGCGAATACTGGGTGATCTCGGCACACCCGAACGGCATGAGCGTCGTGGACGGCGGTCCGCTCGACGGCAAGACGCTGCAGGAGTTGGTCGAGACCTATCCGGACGCCTATCTCGGCCAGCACTCGCCTCAGAAGCGGTTTCCGCTGCTCGTAAAGTTCATCGAAGCCCACGATGACCTGTCGGTTCAGGTCCACCCGGACGACGCCTACGCGGAAGCGCACGAGGGCGACGCGGGCAAGACGGAGGCGTGGTACGTGCTCGACGCGCCGCAGGACGGGCGGGTGATTCTCGGCCACTCGTTCCCCGATCGGGAGACCTACCTGCGGGCCGTGCGCGAGGGCCGCGTTCGCGACTACCTGGCTTATCGGCCGATTCGAAAGGGCGATCTCGTTTTCGTTCCGTCGCGCACCTTGCACGCCTTGCTCCGTGGCACCAAGGTGCTCGAGATTCAGCAGACCTCCGACGTGACCTACCGCGTGTACGACTGGGATCGGGTGGATGCCAACGGAAAACCGCGCGAACTGCACATCGAAAAGGCGGCGGACGTGATCGCCTATGGCACAGAGCCGCCCGAGCCGAAGCCGATGGCGGTGGTGGACGAGCCTGGGTTTGAAATGGTGCGGCTGGTGTCGTGTCCGTATTTCACTATCGATCGCGTCCGCGTCGCGCAACGAGCCGCCGAGATGGAGCAGGGCGTGCGCGGGAATCCGGACTGCGCGATGGTGGTGGAAGGATCGGGGCACCTTCGCTGTGTCGCGGAGGGCGAGGAGGTGCGCCTGCCCGTGAAGGCGGGGGATGCGCTCGTCATCCCGGCGGACGTGCCTCGATACGCGTGGGAGGCGGACGAGGCGCTCACGGTCATCCGCGCGTTCTACGGCTCGTCCGGGCCGTAA
- a CDS encoding anti-sigma factor family protein encodes MGYGFRQEGENHLDNPSICSYCVDYALNELKDELVKKRFERHLATCPACRRDVAEFRELITMFQPKEAADDSPASTHPPVRSAQIIAFPARPKADFQPTSAKRYVRRRRLTAISLSFALLLMSFVSLAGDHGRYSKALGTAAWHRISHVSRAIVHRGEEITDKWHWRKGLL; translated from the coding sequence ATGGGGTATGGATTCCGTCAAGAGGGTGAGAACCATTTGGACAACCCGTCCATCTGCTCCTACTGCGTCGATTACGCGTTGAACGAACTCAAAGACGAGCTGGTCAAGAAGCGATTCGAACGCCACCTCGCCACCTGCCCGGCATGTCGCCGCGATGTCGCGGAGTTTCGCGAGCTCATCACCATGTTTCAGCCCAAGGAAGCGGCCGATGACAGCCCAGCATCGACACATCCACCCGTGAGGAGCGCGCAGATCATCGCATTTCCCGCCCGGCCCAAGGCGGATTTCCAGCCCACCTCGGCCAAGCGGTACGTGCGGCGCAGACGGCTCACAGCCATCAGCCTGAGCTTTGCGCTCCTCCTCATGAGCTTCGTGAGCCTCGCGGGCGATCACGGCCGATACTCGAAGGCGCTCGGCACCGCGGCGTGGCACAGGATTTCCCACGTGTCGCGCGCCATTGTCCACCGCGGCGAGGAAATCACGGACAAGTGGCATTGGAGGAAGGGGCTCTTGTAG
- a CDS encoding sugar phosphate isomerase/epimerase family protein, with protein sequence MKLGIFTVLFSQMPFEEMLDHVAAAGVDAVEIGTGGYPGNAHCDREALLASAEKRSAFLNAIASRGLEISALSCHNNPLHPNEEVRQKADQELRETIRLAAELGVKTVVTFSGCPGESERSENPVWVTCPWPEEYSRVLEWQWKEKVIPYWTEMNRFAADHGVRIAIEAHPGFVVYNGETLLRLRDACGEQIGINFDPSHMFWQGIDPIEAVHALAPHRCIFHVHAKDTGFNKHNVARDGVLDTKPYREELKRAWIFRTVGYGHDQQTWADLLSALQMNGYDGVISIEHEDSLMSIEEGFQKAVAFLRPLVIREKLQQMWWA encoded by the coding sequence ATGAAACTCGGCATTTTCACGGTGCTCTTCAGTCAAATGCCGTTCGAAGAGATGCTCGATCACGTCGCCGCGGCAGGCGTGGATGCGGTCGAGATCGGCACGGGCGGCTATCCCGGCAACGCGCACTGCGATCGGGAGGCGCTCCTCGCGTCCGCCGAGAAACGGTCTGCGTTTCTCAACGCCATTGCCTCGCGCGGGCTCGAGATCTCGGCGCTCTCGTGCCACAACAATCCGCTCCATCCGAACGAAGAGGTGCGCCAGAAGGCGGATCAGGAGCTGCGCGAGACCATCCGACTGGCCGCGGAACTCGGCGTGAAGACGGTCGTCACGTTCTCCGGCTGCCCGGGCGAATCGGAGCGCTCGGAGAACCCCGTCTGGGTCACCTGCCCGTGGCCGGAGGAGTATTCGCGCGTGCTCGAGTGGCAGTGGAAGGAGAAGGTCATCCCGTACTGGACGGAGATGAACCGGTTCGCGGCCGATCACGGCGTGCGCATTGCCATCGAGGCGCACCCCGGGTTCGTGGTGTACAACGGCGAGACGCTCCTGCGCCTGCGCGACGCGTGCGGCGAGCAGATCGGCATCAACTTCGATCCGAGCCACATGTTCTGGCAGGGAATTGATCCCATCGAGGCCGTGCACGCCCTCGCGCCTCATCGGTGCATCTTCCACGTGCACGCGAAGGACACGGGTTTCAACAAGCACAACGTGGCGCGCGACGGCGTGCTCGACACGAAGCCGTACCGCGAGGAGCTGAAGCGAGCCTGGATCTTCCGCACGGTAGGCTATGGGCACGACCAGCAGACCTGGGCGGACCTTTTGAGCGCCCTGCAGATGAACGGGTACGACGGCGTCATCTCCATCGAACACGAGGACAGCCTCATGTCCATCGAAGAGGGATTTCAGAAGGCCGTCGCGTTCCTGCGGCCGCTCGTGATTCGCGAAAAACTTCAGCAGATGTGGTGGGCCTAA
- a CDS encoding 2-hydroxyacid dehydrogenase, giving the protein MARIVSTKPLSAAQREKLARFGDVACPPEGRRFSQAELFSALHDAVGLITFGTRVDETLLEQAPHLKVASTASVGYDHFDLAAMRRRRILGAHTPHVLDDTVADLGMALMLAVARRIVELDGYVRRGEWKKGDEEVLYGVDVHHRTLGIVGMGRIGRALAKRAKFGFSMNILYHARSRHDDVEQAFGARYATLSDLLQTSDFVVLLTPLTPETENLMNQDMFRLMKPSAIFINLSRGKTVDEDALVQALREGWIRGAGLDVYRQEPIPPHHPLLSLPNVVCVPHIGSATQATRTAMLDLAIDNLIAVLEGRPKDAYIVPELKDLAEEG; this is encoded by the coding sequence ATGGCAAGGATCGTTTCCACCAAGCCGCTCAGCGCGGCGCAAAGGGAGAAGCTGGCCCGCTTCGGCGACGTGGCCTGCCCGCCGGAAGGTCGGCGGTTCTCGCAAGCCGAACTGTTCTCTGCGCTTCACGACGCCGTGGGGCTCATCACGTTCGGCACGCGCGTCGACGAAACGCTCCTCGAACAGGCGCCGCACCTCAAGGTGGCATCGACGGCCTCCGTCGGCTATGATCATTTCGACCTCGCCGCCATGCGAAGGCGGCGCATCCTCGGCGCACACACGCCGCACGTGCTCGACGACACCGTCGCCGATCTCGGCATGGCGCTCATGCTCGCAGTGGCCCGCCGCATCGTCGAGTTGGACGGCTACGTCCGCAGAGGCGAGTGGAAGAAGGGCGACGAAGAGGTCCTCTACGGCGTCGACGTGCATCACCGGACGCTCGGCATCGTGGGCATGGGCCGCATCGGCCGCGCGCTCGCCAAACGGGCGAAGTTCGGATTCTCCATGAATATCCTGTACCACGCGCGATCGCGCCACGACGACGTGGAGCAGGCGTTCGGCGCGCGCTACGCGACCTTGTCGGATCTCCTGCAGACCTCCGACTTCGTGGTCTTGCTCACGCCGCTGACGCCGGAGACAGAGAACCTCATGAATCAAGATATGTTCAGGTTGATGAAACCAAGCGCCATTTTCATCAACCTTTCGCGTGGAAAGACGGTGGATGAAGACGCATTGGTTCAAGCCCTGCGCGAAGGTTGGATCCGCGGCGCTGGGCTCGACGTGTATCGCCAGGAGCCCATTCCGCCTCACCACCCCCTTCTGTCCTTGCCCAACGTGGTCTGCGTGCCACACATCGGCTCGGCGACGCAAGCGACGAGAACCGCCATGCTCGATCTCGCGATCGACAACCTGATCGCCGTGCTGGAGGGCCGGCCGAAGGACGCGTACATCGTGCCGGAACTGAAAGACCTTGCAGAGGAGGGATGA
- a CDS encoding sugar phosphate isomerase/epimerase family protein has protein sequence MPEIALQMYTLRKPLEEDFDGTLRRVAEIGFRLIELHHYGPYTAGDLRRRLDELGLRAISAHVPLVRLESEIDGVLEEAQALGLEYVVCPWLPAERREDYAALADVLARASERVCAAGLGFSYHNHDFEFASYEGQTALDWLLERVADAGLELDVYWAHHAGFDPVEIIRRYRGRLDLLHAKDATPDGHFAAVGTGVLPWDAIFQASAEAGVRYVIVEQDVCPGDPFEAIATSLRFLQSRL, from the coding sequence ATGCCTGAGATCGCGCTGCAGATGTACACGCTGCGCAAACCGCTGGAGGAAGATTTCGATGGCACGCTCCGCCGAGTCGCCGAAATCGGTTTCCGCCTGATTGAGCTTCACCATTACGGGCCGTATACCGCGGGGGATCTGCGTCGCCGCCTCGACGAGTTGGGGCTTCGCGCGATTTCCGCCCATGTGCCGCTGGTTCGCCTGGAGTCCGAGATCGATGGCGTCCTCGAAGAAGCACAGGCGCTTGGCCTCGAGTACGTCGTGTGTCCGTGGCTGCCGGCCGAACGCCGCGAAGATTACGCGGCCTTGGCCGACGTGCTCGCCCGCGCATCGGAACGGGTGTGCGCTGCAGGACTCGGCTTTTCGTATCACAACCACGATTTTGAATTCGCGTCGTACGAGGGGCAGACGGCGCTCGACTGGCTGCTTGAGCGCGTCGCCGATGCGGGCCTCGAGCTCGACGTGTACTGGGCGCATCACGCAGGGTTCGATCCCGTCGAGATCATCCGCCGGTATCGCGGCCGCCTCGATCTCCTGCACGCGAAGGATGCCACGCCGGATGGACACTTCGCGGCGGTGGGGACCGGCGTGCTCCCCTGGGATGCCATCTTCCAGGCGTCCGCGGAAGCAGGGGTGCGGTACGTGATCGTCGAACAGGACGTCTGCCCGGGCGATCCGTTTGAAGCCATCGCCACCTCGCTCCGGTTTTTGCAGTCGCGTCTCTGA
- a CDS encoding Gfo/Idh/MocA family protein has product MPKRSIRIGMVGYQFMGKAHSHAYRDLNFFFEDLPVTPVLQAIAGRSEEPLRRAAEAYGFSSYETDWRRLVERDDIDVIDIVTPNNAHAEIAIAAAEHGKHVICEKPLAMTVDEAVRMRNAVQAAGVHHLVCHNYRYAPAVQFAKRLIDDGRLGRIYHVRAQYLQDWIMDPDFPLVWRLRKDVTGSGALGDIAAHILDLARFLVGEIGEVAACMETFIKERPLGEMAGGLEAKASGGTGRVDVDDAVAFLARFENGAMGVFEATRFAGGHRNGNQFEINGEKGSLRWNLEDMNWLEVYFHSDEPGLQGFRRINCTEPLHPYAERYWPAGHIIGYEHTFLNLFGAFFKGLVEDQPVKPDFEDGVRNQCVLEAVEKAAASRSWENVEYR; this is encoded by the coding sequence ATGCCGAAACGTTCGATTCGAATCGGCATGGTGGGCTATCAATTCATGGGCAAAGCTCACAGCCACGCGTATCGAGATCTCAACTTCTTCTTTGAGGATCTGCCCGTGACGCCGGTGCTGCAGGCCATCGCGGGGCGGAGCGAGGAGCCGCTCCGGCGGGCCGCCGAGGCGTACGGGTTCTCGTCGTACGAGACGGACTGGCGGCGGTTGGTGGAGCGCGACGACATCGACGTGATCGACATCGTGACGCCGAACAACGCGCACGCCGAGATCGCCATCGCCGCGGCGGAGCACGGCAAGCACGTGATCTGCGAGAAGCCGCTCGCGATGACGGTGGACGAGGCGGTCCGCATGCGCAACGCGGTGCAGGCGGCGGGGGTCCACCATCTCGTGTGCCACAATTACCGGTATGCGCCGGCCGTGCAGTTTGCGAAGCGGCTGATCGACGACGGGCGCCTGGGGCGGATCTACCACGTGCGGGCGCAGTATCTGCAGGACTGGATTATGGATCCCGATTTTCCGCTCGTGTGGCGCCTGCGCAAGGACGTGACGGGATCGGGGGCGCTCGGCGACATTGCGGCGCACATTCTCGATCTCGCCCGGTTTTTGGTCGGCGAGATCGGCGAGGTGGCGGCCTGCATGGAGACGTTCATCAAGGAGCGACCCCTGGGCGAAATGGCCGGCGGGCTTGAGGCGAAGGCGTCCGGCGGCACGGGGCGCGTGGACGTGGACGACGCCGTGGCCTTCCTCGCTCGCTTCGAAAACGGGGCGATGGGCGTGTTCGAGGCCACGCGCTTCGCGGGCGGGCATCGAAACGGCAATCAGTTCGAGATTAACGGCGAGAAGGGATCCCTTCGCTGGAACCTCGAGGATATGAACTGGCTCGAGGTCTACTTCCACAGCGACGAGCCGGGATTGCAAGGGTTCCGCCGCATCAACTGCACGGAACCTCTGCATCCGTACGCGGAGCGGTACTGGCCCGCGGGGCACATCATCGGCTACGAGCACACGTTTTTGAACCTGTTCGGCGCGTTTTTCAAAGGATTGGTCGAAGATCAGCCTGTGAAACCCGACTTCGAGGATGGCGTCCGCAATCAGTGCGTGTTGGAGGCGGTCGAGAAGGCCGCGGCGTCGAGGTCGTGGGAGAACGTGGAGTATCGCTGA
- a CDS encoding CBO0543 family protein, with product MTSFDLMESVRRELTDITRAYWLEHDLGTWQWWLFVSLAIVPWLVFVRFVDRARVTEVLLYALVVGMASSVLDIIGSDLMLWGYKVRLLWFVYPTLLCTDMTIIPVTFALIYQTCSRWWTFAPVALAFSVLYALMESVFHWFDIYVSYRWNLLYSIPIYLALASAAKFMLDALTESERRHRRRVSQPDPK from the coding sequence GTGACGAGTTTCGACCTGATGGAGAGCGTGAGGCGCGAGCTGACGGATATCACACGCGCGTACTGGCTGGAGCACGATCTCGGCACTTGGCAGTGGTGGCTCTTTGTCAGCCTCGCCATCGTTCCGTGGCTGGTGTTTGTCCGCTTTGTCGATCGCGCCCGGGTGACCGAGGTGCTCCTCTACGCGCTGGTGGTGGGAATGGCGAGCTCCGTGCTCGACATCATCGGCTCCGATCTGATGCTCTGGGGCTACAAGGTCCGCCTCCTGTGGTTTGTGTACCCCACGCTCCTCTGCACGGACATGACCATCATTCCGGTCACGTTCGCGCTCATCTACCAAACATGCAGCCGCTGGTGGACGTTCGCGCCGGTCGCGCTCGCCTTCAGCGTCCTGTACGCCCTGATGGAATCCGTGTTCCACTGGTTTGACATCTACGTCTCATACCGCTGGAATCTCCTCTATTCCATCCCCATCTATCTGGCGCTCGCGTCAGCCGCCAAGTTCATGTTGGACGCCTTGACGGAATCGGAGCGGCGCCACCGGCGTCGGGTGTCGCAGCCAGATCCGAAATAA
- a CDS encoding DMT family transporter, whose product MTWLATFRTARWRPLILGLMASLFFAVTFVANEAMSRAGGSWAWNAPLRYFLTLPILFTYVAWKGRIGALLQSLRRDFWRWVAFGTVGFGLFYAPLCLANAYGPAWLVAGVWQITIVCGVLLTPWLSARGPDGRHAPIPVRELVTSLGIVAGAMLMEMADASQMSWGRAALCAGSILVAAAAYPAGNRMAMRAYAGEFDALERMLGMTLGSLPFWIAWSSVSAAAVGWPTPRQIVGALLVAVCSGVIATALFFRATDMARESPRELAAVEATQAGEVVFALVLELAVIPGDRVGLLGVIGVATVVVGLVVHGLAMAARPVSSEGSD is encoded by the coding sequence ATGACTTGGCTGGCCACCTTCAGAACCGCGCGATGGCGCCCATTGATCCTGGGGCTTATGGCCTCCTTGTTTTTCGCGGTGACGTTTGTGGCGAACGAGGCCATGAGCCGCGCGGGCGGATCGTGGGCTTGGAATGCGCCGTTGCGATACTTTCTTACGCTGCCGATTCTGTTCACCTACGTCGCCTGGAAGGGGCGGATAGGCGCGCTTCTTCAGTCCTTGCGGCGCGATTTCTGGCGCTGGGTGGCGTTCGGAACGGTCGGATTCGGCTTGTTTTATGCTCCGCTTTGCCTCGCGAACGCGTACGGGCCCGCGTGGCTCGTGGCGGGCGTCTGGCAAATCACCATCGTGTGCGGGGTGTTGCTCACGCCTTGGCTGAGTGCGCGCGGGCCCGACGGGCGCCACGCCCCCATCCCCGTCCGAGAGCTGGTGACTTCGCTCGGCATTGTGGCTGGTGCCATGCTCATGGAGATGGCGGATGCTTCCCAGATGTCGTGGGGGCGCGCGGCGCTCTGTGCGGGTAGCATTCTGGTCGCGGCCGCCGCGTATCCTGCCGGCAACCGGATGGCCATGCGCGCCTACGCCGGGGAGTTCGACGCGCTGGAGCGGATGCTCGGCATGACCCTCGGGAGTCTGCCGTTTTGGATCGCCTGGTCTTCGGTGAGCGCCGCAGCGGTCGGATGGCCCACGCCGCGGCAGATCGTCGGTGCGCTGCTTGTCGCCGTGTGTTCGGGGGTGATCGCCACGGCGCTCTTCTTTCGGGCGACGGACATGGCGCGCGAGTCGCCGAGAGAGTTGGCCGCCGTCGAGGCGACGCAGGCTGGCGAAGTGGTGTTCGCGCTGGTGCTCGAACTCGCTGTGATCCCGGGCGATCGCGTAGGACTGCTCGGCGTCATCGGCGTGGCGACCGTCGTGGTGGGCCTGGTGGTTCACGGGCTGGCCATGGCGGCACGGCCCGTTTCGTCCGAAGGAAGCGATTGA
- a CDS encoding TrmH family RNA methyltransferase: protein MLLAEGLLSERELWLADWLRPERLLRLREVLMRRTSYIAVAMEAVDDGHNQAAILRSAEAFGVQHVAVIEGKQPFHPSKGVTQGAHKWLTLQRMPDIGRAIDALHARGFQVYATDLGEGAQPIDAVDLARPTAILFGNEKDGVSPEARERADGRFYIPMAGFVQSFNVSVAAAIALYELTRRARETVGDRYALGADERHKLYVTWCLRSLHGATREEARRRLESSGFALEEELFDEDNTGFSESE from the coding sequence ATGCTCCTGGCCGAGGGTTTGCTTTCGGAACGTGAACTTTGGCTCGCGGACTGGCTGCGCCCGGAACGGCTGCTTCGGCTGCGTGAAGTCCTCATGCGGCGAACGTCGTATATCGCCGTCGCGATGGAAGCGGTGGATGACGGGCACAATCAGGCCGCCATCCTGCGTAGCGCCGAGGCGTTTGGCGTGCAACATGTGGCCGTGATCGAGGGGAAGCAGCCGTTTCATCCGTCGAAGGGCGTAACCCAGGGCGCGCACAAGTGGCTGACCCTCCAACGCATGCCGGACATCGGCCGCGCGATTGACGCGCTGCATGCGCGCGGATTTCAGGTGTATGCGACGGATCTTGGCGAGGGCGCACAGCCCATTGACGCAGTCGATCTCGCCCGCCCGACCGCCATCCTGTTCGGCAACGAGAAAGACGGCGTGTCGCCGGAGGCACGCGAGCGGGCCGACGGGCGATTCTACATCCCGATGGCAGGGTTCGTGCAGAGCTTCAACGTATCGGTGGCTGCAGCCATCGCGCTGTATGAGCTGACACGCAGGGCTCGAGAGACCGTCGGCGACCGGTACGCGCTCGGCGCGGACGAGCGCCACAAGCTGTATGTGACGTGGTGCCTTCGTTCTCTTCACGGTGCCACTCGCGAAGAGGCGCGCCGCAGGCTGGAGTCGAGCGGATTCGCGCTCGAAGAGGAGCTTTTCGACGAGGACAACACGGGCTTCAGTGAAAGCGAATAG
- a CDS encoding sugar phosphate isomerase/epimerase family protein, giving the protein MEPCLHPTLVDETSLVLYLDLARETGYRYVDVPFHWLEAEAERHGDAAVEAMFQRRGLVLANLGLPLNLYDSEPVFLRELSLLPDRARLCARLGARSVTAFLWPSMDEEPVRYISQLARRIRQVAVELLPLGMRVGLEYVGPHHLRHRRYPFVQSLADLKTFWEAIGAPNVGALVDSYHWYTAGEHEDDLAQLPPEKVVYVHINDTRDAPEDAHDGKRLLPGDGRIPLVPFLRGLYLAGYRGPVAAEVLHETPLDGTGESRARLVRERLEKLIALAKGEN; this is encoded by the coding sequence ATGGAACCCTGTCTGCATCCGACCCTCGTCGACGAGACCTCGCTGGTATTGTATCTTGATCTCGCGCGTGAAACCGGTTACCGTTACGTCGACGTCCCGTTTCACTGGCTGGAAGCCGAGGCGGAGCGCCACGGCGACGCGGCCGTCGAAGCCATGTTCCAGCGGCGCGGCCTCGTGCTCGCGAATCTCGGCCTCCCGCTCAACCTGTACGATTCCGAGCCGGTGTTTCTGCGTGAACTCTCGCTGCTGCCGGATCGCGCGCGCCTCTGCGCGAGGCTTGGCGCGCGCAGCGTGACCGCGTTTTTGTGGCCCTCCATGGACGAGGAGCCGGTGCGCTACATCTCTCAGCTCGCGCGCCGCATTCGCCAGGTGGCCGTGGAGCTCTTGCCGCTCGGCATGCGCGTGGGTCTGGAGTACGTCGGCCCGCACCACCTGCGCCATCGGAGGTATCCGTTCGTGCAGTCGCTCGCGGACCTGAAAACGTTTTGGGAAGCCATCGGAGCTCCCAACGTCGGCGCGCTCGTCGACAGCTACCACTGGTACACCGCGGGAGAGCACGAGGACGATCTCGCCCAGCTCCCGCCCGAAAAGGTGGTCTACGTGCACATCAACGACACGCGGGACGCGCCGGAGGACGCGCACGACGGCAAGCGCCTCCTGCCAGGCGATGGCCGGATTCCGCTGGTTCCGTTCCTGCGCGGCTTGTATCTCGCGGGATACCGCGGGCCCGTGGCGGCCGAGGTGTTGCACGAAACGCCGCTTGACGGCACAGGGGAATCGCGGGCCCGCCTCGTCCGAGAGCGCCTGGAAAAGCTCATCGCGTTGGCGAAGGGAGAGAACTGA
- a CDS encoding DMT family transporter, producing the protein MNAFQTSREASRASLWLIACGAALWGLDALFILALQHWFTSIEIVCFEHVLLALYAFPVLVRRRREWLGLGAADWLAVLFVAWGGSAVASILFNVGLAIGIRSDAVNEVLLLQKLQPVFALLLAAVVLGERVRRAYWPWFAVALVGAYVLTFGFTWPSFSNASAWAGLCALGAAFLWGGSTVMGKRVMRKVSFPTMTALRFGSALPLLVALTLLGHPNWSRVADGLGHWAVMGNLMYQTVVPSLLSLLVYYRGLGGVKASYATLAELAFPATGLAVNALFLHQTVHAAQWMGFALVWIAVYALSRMADGSDFGEGSVREASAGTAA; encoded by the coding sequence GTGAATGCCTTTCAAACTTCGCGCGAAGCGAGCCGAGCATCGCTCTGGTTGATTGCATGCGGAGCCGCGCTGTGGGGGCTCGACGCGCTTTTCATCCTCGCGCTTCAGCACTGGTTCACGTCGATTGAAATCGTCTGCTTCGAGCACGTGCTGCTCGCCCTGTATGCGTTTCCGGTGCTCGTCCGAAGGCGGCGGGAATGGCTGGGGCTTGGCGCTGCGGATTGGCTCGCCGTCCTGTTTGTCGCCTGGGGCGGCTCTGCCGTGGCCTCCATCCTGTTCAACGTCGGGCTCGCCATAGGCATCCGATCCGACGCCGTGAACGAGGTCCTGCTCTTGCAGAAGCTTCAGCCGGTGTTCGCGCTGTTGTTGGCCGCTGTGGTGCTGGGCGAGCGGGTCCGACGCGCGTACTGGCCGTGGTTTGCGGTGGCTCTCGTGGGCGCGTACGTCCTGACCTTCGGTTTCACATGGCCCTCCTTCTCCAATGCGAGCGCGTGGGCTGGTTTGTGTGCGCTCGGCGCCGCGTTTCTGTGGGGCGGATCGACGGTCATGGGCAAGCGCGTGATGCGCAAGGTGTCGTTTCCCACGATGACGGCCCTTCGCTTCGGATCCGCGCTGCCGCTTCTCGTGGCGCTCACGCTCCTCGGTCACCCGAACTGGTCCCGGGTGGCGGACGGATTGGGGCACTGGGCTGTTATGGGCAACCTGATGTATCAGACGGTGGTGCCGAGCCTCCTCAGCCTGTTGGTGTACTATCGGGGGCTTGGTGGCGTCAAGGCTTCGTACGCCACATTGGCGGAGCTCGCGTTTCCGGCCACGGGCCTCGCGGTGAACGCGCTGTTCTTGCATCAGACGGTGCACGCGGCGCAGTGGATGGGCTTTGCCCTGGTGTGGATCGCGGTTTACGCGCTCTCGAGGATGGCGGATGGCTCGGATTTCGGCGAGGGGAGCGTTCGGGAGGCATCGGCGGGCACGGCGGCCTAA
- a CDS encoding Gfo/Idh/MocA family protein: MADKIRVGIVGAGGIAQQVHIPNYKKCGEQVEIVAICDVAVERAEEAARRWSIPHFFKTADEMLEKAELDVVSVCTPNKFHKDATVKALEAGCHVLCEKPPAMTVEEAQAMADAAKKSGKHLSYGFHYRHTSEVDCLKRFIDAGELGEIYAGTAIAVRRRGIPGWGVFTNKELQGGGPLIDIGCHMLDTALYLMGYPEPTMVWGATYQKLGTRKGVGLLGDWDWEHFTVEDMARGMIQFANGATLVIESAFAANVKERDVMNVKLMGDLGGANVFPLEMYQEKHGALIDVTPAYLPEISPYEREIRRWVDACLTGEPPLSTAEQGVKLQRILNGLYESAERGEPVKL; encoded by the coding sequence GTGGCAGACAAGATTCGCGTCGGTATCGTGGGGGCGGGCGGGATCGCCCAACAGGTGCATATCCCCAACTACAAGAAGTGCGGCGAACAGGTGGAAATCGTGGCCATCTGCGATGTGGCGGTCGAGCGCGCGGAAGAGGCGGCGCGCAGGTGGAGCATTCCGCACTTCTTCAAGACCGCCGATGAGATGTTGGAGAAGGCAGAGCTCGACGTGGTGAGCGTCTGCACGCCCAACAAGTTCCACAAGGATGCGACGGTGAAGGCGCTCGAGGCGGGCTGCCACGTGCTGTGCGAGAAGCCGCCGGCCATGACGGTGGAAGAGGCGCAGGCGATGGCGGACGCGGCGAAAAAGAGCGGCAAACACCTGTCGTACGGGTTCCACTATCGGCATACGAGCGAGGTGGACTGCCTGAAGCGGTTCATCGACGCGGGGGAGCTCGGCGAGATCTACGCCGGCACGGCCATCGCGGTGCGGCGCCGCGGCATCCCGGGCTGGGGCGTGTTCACGAACAAGGAGCTGCAGGGCGGCGGGCCGCTCATCGACATCGGCTGCCACATGCTCGACACGGCGCTGTATTTGATGGGCTACCCCGAGCCGACGATGGTGTGGGGCGCCACGTATCAAAAGCTCGGCACGCGCAAGGGCGTGGGGCTCCTCGGCGACTGGGACTGGGAACACTTCACCGTGGAAGATATGGCGCGCGGCATGATTCAGTTCGCGAATGGGGCGACGCTCGTCATCGAGTCGGCGTTCGCGGCGAACGTGAAGGAGCGCGACGTCATGAATGTGAAGCTCATGGGCGATCTCGGCGGCGCCAACGTGTTCCCGCTCGAGATGTACCAGGAGAAGCACGGCGCGCTCATCGACGTCACGCCGGCGTACTTGCCGGAAATCTCGCCCTATGAGCGCGAGATCCGCCGCTGGGTCGACGCGTGCCTGACGGGCGAGCCGCCGCTGTCGACGGCCGAGCAGGGCGTCAAGCTGCAGCGCATCTTGAACGGCCTGTACGAGTCCGCGGAGCGGGGCGAGCCCGTGAAGCTGTAG